The following proteins are encoded in a genomic region of Paenibacillus sp. FSL R7-0273:
- the rnr gene encoding ribonuclease R — MITQEILLDFMRETAYKPLTYDELVSHFAIEDSAAFKAFEDLLSELEQDGRIVLTRNSRYGVPERMDLLRGRLQAHAKGFAFLIPDDREHPDVYIHANDLKGAMNGDIVLIRITSKSPSGGRMEGEVVRIVKRGVLQTVGVFQSLETYGFVLPDDKRINRDIFIPKQSFGGAVDGEKVVVRIVNYPEGRAAAEGEIIEILGHKDDPGVDILSVIRKHQLPEAFPAEVMREAEQAPDSITEEEIVQQGRRDLRGLNIVTIDGADAKDLDDAVNVQRLENGNYKLGVHIADVGYYVCEGSELDKEAYDRGCSVYLVDRVIPMLPHRLSNGICSLNPKVDRLTMSCEMEFNEHMKVVKHDVFTSVIRTKERMTYSDVRKIVEDEDPELLERYSPLIEDFRLMKELAMKLRGARMRRGAVDFDFEESKIIVDETGKAIDIVKRERSVAEQIIEEFMLAANETVAEHFHWLKVPFLYRIHEDPDQEKLQNFMAFAANFGYHVKGRGNSIHPRALQDLLEQIEGTKEQTVISTMMLRSMKQAKYDAESTGHFGLAAEYYSHFTSPIRRYPDLVIHRVMREVIENGGALTEKRHEYLATRMPDIAQQSSERERVAVEAERDTEQLKKAEYMQDKVGEEFDAMVSSVTSFGMFIELENTVEGLIRLSALTDDYYHFDEGHMALIGERTSKVFRIGDEVKIRVAKVNMDDHTIDFELVDMKPRAAGEHRSYGGRPGKGGGSAGGRGGRGGKGKPGAAGEGRGKPGGAAGAGKGAAGKGKSVGATGKAGGAAGKGRFKGGAAGTGAWETTPRSDAAELGGAQNSAPARGKRGAGGPAEAARRAFAALNGEAGGSSAPRERSGGGRGRGGAAGGDAAGRGISFSFGSGKGGYGAPAGDGAGSGELRGVDANTRFTSREDRGFESRSSGSGKDKGRRKKNGGVFTSPAVTPGGQGSGNAENAVRRKKKKKKSQE; from the coding sequence TTGATAACACAGGAAATCCTACTTGATTTCATGCGGGAAACCGCTTATAAACCATTGACTTACGACGAGCTGGTCAGCCATTTTGCGATAGAGGACAGCGCTGCCTTTAAAGCATTTGAGGATTTGCTCTCTGAGCTGGAGCAGGACGGCCGGATTGTGCTGACCCGTAACAGCCGCTATGGTGTGCCTGAACGGATGGATCTTTTGCGCGGGCGTCTGCAGGCTCATGCCAAAGGCTTTGCCTTCCTGATTCCTGATGACCGGGAACATCCGGATGTCTACATTCATGCCAATGATCTTAAAGGCGCGATGAATGGAGATATCGTATTGATTCGGATTACCTCCAAGAGTCCGTCAGGCGGACGCATGGAAGGTGAAGTAGTACGGATCGTCAAACGCGGCGTACTGCAGACTGTAGGGGTATTTCAGAGTCTGGAAACGTACGGCTTTGTACTGCCGGATGATAAGCGGATTAACCGGGACATTTTTATTCCGAAGCAGTCGTTTGGCGGTGCGGTTGACGGTGAAAAGGTTGTCGTCCGCATTGTAAACTACCCGGAAGGCCGGGCGGCGGCTGAAGGGGAGATCATCGAGATTCTCGGGCATAAGGATGACCCGGGAGTTGACATTCTGTCTGTCATCCGTAAGCACCAGCTGCCGGAGGCTTTTCCGGCTGAAGTGATGCGGGAAGCGGAGCAGGCCCCGGATTCCATTACGGAAGAGGAGATTGTCCAGCAGGGACGCCGCGATCTGCGCGGGCTGAACATCGTAACCATTGACGGCGCAGATGCCAAGGACCTTGATGATGCGGTTAATGTGCAGCGTCTGGAGAACGGCAACTACAAGCTGGGCGTTCATATTGCTGACGTCGGTTACTATGTGTGTGAAGGCTCTGAGCTGGATAAGGAAGCGTATGACCGGGGATGCAGTGTATACCTGGTAGACCGGGTTATTCCAATGCTGCCGCACCGGCTGTCGAACGGGATCTGCAGTCTTAATCCCAAAGTGGACCGGCTCACCATGTCCTGTGAGATGGAGTTCAATGAGCACATGAAGGTCGTGAAGCATGATGTCTTTACGAGCGTAATCCGGACCAAGGAAAGAATGACCTATTCCGATGTCCGCAAAATCGTTGAGGATGAGGATCCTGAGCTGCTGGAGCGTTACAGTCCGCTGATTGAGGATTTCCGCCTGATGAAAGAGCTGGCGATGAAGCTGCGGGGTGCGCGGATGCGGCGCGGGGCGGTTGATTTTGATTTTGAAGAGAGCAAGATCATTGTGGATGAAACCGGCAAGGCCATCGATATTGTTAAGCGCGAGCGTTCTGTCGCCGAGCAGATTATCGAGGAATTCATGCTGGCTGCCAATGAGACAGTTGCCGAGCATTTCCACTGGCTGAAGGTGCCGTTCCTGTACCGGATTCACGAGGACCCGGATCAGGAGAAGCTGCAGAACTTTATGGCCTTTGCCGCTAACTTTGGCTATCATGTCAAAGGCCGGGGCAACTCCATCCACCCGCGTGCCCTGCAGGATCTGCTGGAGCAGATCGAGGGTACGAAGGAGCAGACGGTAATCAGCACGATGATGCTGCGTTCGATGAAGCAGGCGAAGTACGATGCCGAGAGCACAGGTCACTTCGGTCTGGCGGCAGAATATTATTCCCACTTCACTTCACCGATCCGCCGTTATCCCGACCTTGTCATTCACCGGGTGATGCGTGAGGTGATTGAGAACGGCGGTGCGCTGACTGAGAAACGGCATGAATATCTGGCCACCCGGATGCCGGATATTGCCCAGCAGTCCTCCGAGCGCGAACGTGTGGCAGTCGAGGCTGAGCGCGATACTGAGCAGCTGAAGAAGGCTGAATACATGCAGGATAAGGTCGGTGAGGAATTCGATGCAATGGTCAGCAGTGTGACCAGCTTCGGAATGTTCATTGAGCTGGAAAATACAGTCGAAGGCCTGATTCGTCTCAGCGCCCTGACAGACGACTATTATCACTTCGACGAAGGCCATATGGCGCTCATCGGCGAGCGCACCTCCAAGGTGTTCCGCATCGGCGACGAGGTGAAGATCCGTGTGGCCAAGGTGAACATGGACGACCACACAATCGACTTCGAGCTGGTCGACATGAAGCCGCGTGCAGCGGGCGAGCACCGCAGCTATGGCGGCCGTCCGGGCAAGGGCGGCGGCTCCGCCGGAGGTAGAGGCGGACGCGGCGGTAAAGGCAAGCCCGGCGCTGCTGGCGAGGGCAGAGGCAAACCGGGCGGCGCTGCAGGCGCAGGCAAAGGTGCTGCCGGTAAGGGCAAGTCCGTAGGAGCTACGGGCAAGGCTGGTGGAGCAGCGGGTAAGGGCAGGTTCAAGGGCGGCGCTGCGGGCACCGGCGCCTGGGAGACGACGCCGCGCAGCGATGCGGCGGAGCTTGGCGGCGCACAGAATAGTGCGCCTGCGCGCGGCAAGCGCGGGGCCGGCGGCCCGGCTGAGGCCGCACGCCGTGCCTTTGCCGCCCTGAACGGCGAAGCGGGCGGCAGCAGTGCGCCGCGTGAGCGCAGCGGCGGCGGAAGAGGCCGCGGCGGAGCGGCTGGAGGCGATGCCGCGGGTCGCGGCATCAGCTTCAGCTTCGGCTCCGGCAAGGGCGGCTACGGCGCGCCGGCTGGAGACGGCGCGGGCAGCGGCGAGCTGCGCGGGGTTGACGCGAACACCCGGTTCACCAGCCGGGAGGACCGCGGGTTTGAGAGCCGCAGCAGCGGCAGCGGCAAGGACAAGGGCCGCCGCAAGAAGAACGGCGGCGTCTTCACTAGCCCGGCTGTCACGCCGGGCGGCCAGGGCAGCGGCAACGCGGAGAACGCCGTGCGCCGCAAGAAAAAGAAAAAAAAGTCTCAGGAGTAG
- the smpB gene encoding SsrA-binding protein SmpB has translation MGKKADGKVLAQNKKASHDYFIEDTFEAGMVLTGTEIKSLRNGRANIGDAFATIRNGEIHIHNMHISPFEQGNRSNPDDPTRTRKLLMHKVQIHKLLGLSKQDGYSIVPLKIYVRNGYAKLLIGLGKGKKQYDKRDSAAKKDAQRDIQRALREKQKIAR, from the coding sequence ATGGGTAAAAAAGCAGACGGGAAAGTGCTCGCCCAGAACAAAAAAGCTTCCCATGATTATTTTATTGAGGACACTTTTGAAGCGGGTATGGTGCTGACTGGTACAGAGATCAAGTCGCTGCGTAATGGCCGTGCTAATATTGGTGATGCGTTCGCTACCATCCGTAACGGTGAGATTCATATCCACAACATGCATATCAGCCCTTTTGAGCAAGGTAACCGTTCCAATCCTGACGATCCGACGCGTACGCGCAAGCTGCTGATGCATAAGGTGCAGATCCACAAGCTGCTCGGCTTGTCCAAGCAGGATGGCTACTCGATAGTGCCGCTGAAGATCTATGTGCGTAACGGCTATGCCAAGCTGCTGATCGGCCTCGGTAAAGGTAAGAAGCAATACGACAAACGCGACTCCGCCGCCAAAAAGGATGCTCAACGCGATATCCAGCGTGCGCTGCGTGAGAAGCAAAAGATCGCCAGATAA
- a CDS encoding DUF6809 family protein, whose translation MGKHFPKKRETLSEYAALENAYLDGMREILSEVAARRHLELWGMRSNNPHIRKANDDSSYAIECLHSSLNENQHELYGFMEEAMNAEQGLEEEEAFVVGFLEGYRFIKELQRSGGGLTLV comes from the coding sequence GTGGGAAAGCATTTTCCGAAGAAAAGAGAGACGTTGTCTGAATATGCAGCACTAGAAAACGCCTATCTTGATGGAATGAGAGAAATACTGAGCGAGGTGGCTGCTAGAAGACATCTTGAATTATGGGGAATGCGTTCTAACAATCCTCATATCAGAAAAGCTAACGATGATTCATCTTATGCAATCGAGTGCCTGCACAGTAGTTTAAACGAGAATCAACATGAATTGTACGGATTCATGGAAGAGGCTATGAACGCAGAACAGGGTCTCGAAGAAGAGGAAGCTTTTGTAGTCGGATTTTTGGAGGGATACCGCTTTATAAAAGAGCTCCAAAGATCGGGTGGAGGTCTGACTCTGGTTTAG
- a CDS encoding retropepsin-like aspartic protease codes for MNITEIYGLPFVRMTVVFRGRELRLEKVLLDTGSASTLLNADVVQEIGMVPEGNDIVDIIRGVGGVEYVYTKYLDSIIVDEAILKDFQVEIGNMDYGMEIDGILGFNFLKQAEAVIDTGEMQLKTNVC; via the coding sequence ATGAATATAACGGAAATCTACGGGCTTCCCTTTGTTAGAATGACAGTTGTGTTTAGGGGGAGAGAGTTAAGGCTTGAGAAGGTGCTGCTTGATACAGGTTCTGCCAGCACGCTTCTGAACGCGGATGTCGTACAGGAGATTGGCATGGTACCTGAAGGAAATGATATCGTTGATATTATACGGGGCGTAGGTGGCGTGGAGTATGTGTACACCAAATACCTGGACTCGATTATAGTCGATGAAGCAATACTTAAGGATTTTCAAGTTGAAATTGGGAACATGGATTATGGCATGGAGATTGACGGCATCCTTGGTTTTAACTTCTTGAAACAAGCAGAGGCTGTGATTGATACTGGAGAAATGCAATTGAAAACTAACGTTTGCTAA
- a CDS encoding type II toxin-antitoxin system death-on-curing family toxin — protein sequence MIPTRYLSVQEVIAINLAMIQRYSPGEQIGVKEPGLLESAVLRPQSSAFEEDAYPTIFEKAAALFESLGQNHPFHNANKRTAFTALVIFLRYNELRFNMDVKKAEDFTVDMVNHRYEFHALAKLIKAHCVPDKMSP from the coding sequence ATGATTCCAACTCGTTATTTATCCGTCCAAGAAGTCATAGCCATTAATCTCGCAATGATTCAACGCTACAGCCCAGGTGAACAAATTGGTGTAAAAGAGCCGGGGTTGCTAGAATCTGCAGTCCTTCGCCCACAATCTTCAGCTTTTGAAGAAGATGCCTACCCCACCATTTTTGAAAAAGCCGCCGCTTTGTTTGAGTCACTGGGTCAAAACCATCCGTTTCACAATGCAAATAAACGCACTGCTTTTACAGCACTTGTTATTTTTCTAAGATATAATGAATTGCGCTTTAATATGGATGTCAAAAAAGCTGAAGATTTCACCGTAGATATGGTTAACCATAGATATGAATTTCATGCACTAGCTAAGCTTATTAAAGCACATTGCGTCCCTGACAAAATGTCACCCTAG
- a CDS encoding AbrB/MazE/SpoVT family DNA-binding domain-containing protein, with protein MNRVVEMERKVTKFGNSLGITMTDALKQIGLDQGDTVLIDINQSTGEIIIRKSTKVSLPTGISEDFMDSLADVINKYDQTLQGLKDR; from the coding sequence ATGAACAGGGTGGTTGAAATGGAACGAAAAGTTACAAAATTCGGAAACAGCTTAGGTATAACAATGACAGATGCTCTGAAACAAATAGGGCTAGACCAAGGTGATACCGTTCTTATCGACATAAACCAGTCCACTGGAGAAATCATTATCAGAAAATCAACAAAGGTGTCACTTCCCACTGGAATTAGTGAAGATTTCATGGATTCTTTAGCAGATGTCATTAATAAATACGATCAGACGTTACAAGGTCTCAAAGACAGATGA
- a CDS encoding helicase, giving the protein MMTVEHVLMNKWNHIPPHRQKKAKRERLHAFAKNVILLRGGMGKKQREALRAQIASIPDDQERVIIATGKLIGEGFDDSRLDTLFLVHPISWTGTLQQYAGRLHRSHVNKEEVKIYDYIDLQVPIQVPMLMAMFKKRVKGYRKMGYQGAELY; this is encoded by the coding sequence ATGATGACAGTAGAACATGTACTAATGAACAAATGGAACCATATTCCCCCTCATCGGCAAAAGAAAGCCAAGAGAGAGAGATTACATGCTTTTGCGAAAAATGTAATTCTGCTTAGAGGCGGAATGGGAAAAAAGCAGAGAGAGGCTCTCCGTGCCCAAATCGCCTCTATTCCAGACGATCAAGAACGAGTAATTATCGCTACCGGCAAGCTGATTGGTGAAGGCTTCGATGATTCTAGACTGGACACCTTGTTTCTTGTCCATCCGATTTCTTGGACAGGTACTTTGCAGCAATATGCAGGCCGCCTGCACCGAAGTCATGTGAATAAAGAAGAAGTGAAAATATATGATTACATTGACCTTCAGGTTCCTATTCAGGTTCCTATGCTGATGGCGATGTTCAAGAAAAGAGTAAAGGGATATCGGAAGATGGGATATCAGGGGGCGGAGTTGTATTAA
- a CDS encoding UPF0158 family protein has protein sequence MKLMDELIDAYLDNNFEHPYYLDLHTGQVILDLDEAYTGEPGIDWNDEENEERYIDIPKIGSNEAFNIMTRFAQCTQSDPEDKLIDALDGNKPFRNFKETLGRLDIWEEWNKFEKKYGEEAIQSWMDQFELDYNELSKKHKDNNQFSQ, from the coding sequence ATGAAATTAATGGATGAGCTTATTGATGCGTACTTGGATAACAATTTTGAGCACCCTTACTATTTGGATCTGCATACAGGACAAGTCATTCTGGATTTAGATGAAGCGTATACAGGGGAACCGGGAATCGACTGGAATGACGAGGAGAACGAAGAGCGTTATATCGATATTCCAAAGATTGGTTCAAATGAGGCATTCAATATAATGACAAGATTTGCTCAGTGTACTCAATCCGATCCTGAGGACAAATTAATTGATGCTCTTGATGGTAATAAACCTTTTAGAAATTTTAAGGAAACACTTGGTAGATTGGATATTTGGGAGGAATGGAACAAGTTTGAAAAAAAGTATGGAGAAGAAGCAATTCAATCTTGGATGGATCAGTTTGAGCTGGATTACAATGAGTTGAGCAAAAAGCACAAGGATAATAATCAATTTTCACAGTGA
- a CDS encoding VOC family protein: MSIGLNPYFVFNGNTREALHFYEKALRGSVVGIMTFGDLPENPDHPLTEEMKPLIMHAHLKVGNADLMFSDTFPGTAHQADGDTVQIAIHPAEEAEAREIFAALGEGGQVVMPLQKTDWSPLYGIVKDKFGVTFQVNVAPNGQTAGEE; encoded by the coding sequence ATGTCAATCGGTTTGAACCCGTATTTTGTTTTTAACGGAAACACAAGAGAAGCTCTGCATTTTTATGAAAAAGCGCTGCGCGGGAGCGTAGTCGGGATTATGACGTTTGGGGATTTGCCGGAGAATCCGGATCATCCGCTGACGGAAGAGATGAAGCCCCTCATTATGCACGCACATTTGAAGGTGGGTAATGCAGATCTTATGTTTTCCGATACTTTTCCGGGTACTGCACATCAGGCGGACGGGGATACGGTTCAGATTGCCATTCATCCTGCAGAGGAGGCAGAGGCGCGGGAGATTTTTGCTGCGCTGGGAGAAGGCGGTCAGGTGGTTATGCCTCTGCAGAAGACGGATTGGAGTCCGCTGTATGGGATTGTTAAGGACAAGTTCGGCGTTACTTTTCAGGTGAATGTCGCTCCGAATGGGCAGACAGCCGGGGAGGAATGA
- a CDS encoding VOC family protein, with protein sequence MVTNPNQTIVTHIWYDKEAVAAAHFYASVFPESKVTSVTTLRDTPSGDCDQVSFEIWGQKFMAISAGPYFKLNPSVSFFVNFDPSRDEDAAKQIDEVWNKLSEGGQALMPLDKYPFSERYGWIQDKFGVSWQLMLTNPEGEERPAIIPSFLFVGDQCGKAEEAMSLYLSVFGNSQQGTISRYPKGSEPDQEGTVMFADFRLGSQWFTAMDSAHEHKFSFNEAISFMVKCDSQEEIDHYWERLSAVPGAEQCGWLKDKFGISWQIVPSEMDEMLGKGTPEQIARVTKAFMQMKKFDLAVLRKAYKGE encoded by the coding sequence ATGGTGACTAACCCTAATCAAACAATCGTAACGCATATATGGTATGACAAAGAAGCGGTAGCAGCAGCTCATTTTTACGCCTCTGTGTTCCCCGAATCCAAGGTTACGAGTGTTACGACGCTTCGCGACACACCGTCAGGCGACTGTGACCAGGTTTCTTTTGAGATATGGGGACAGAAGTTTATGGCCATCAGTGCAGGCCCTTATTTTAAGTTAAATCCGTCTGTGTCTTTCTTCGTTAATTTTGATCCGTCACGCGATGAGGACGCTGCTAAACAAATAGATGAAGTCTGGAACAAGCTATCTGAGGGCGGACAAGCATTAATGCCGCTTGATAAATATCCGTTCAGTGAGCGGTATGGCTGGATTCAGGATAAATTCGGGGTGTCCTGGCAGCTGATGCTTACGAATCCGGAGGGCGAGGAGCGGCCGGCTATTATTCCGTCCTTTTTGTTTGTAGGTGATCAATGCGGCAAGGCGGAAGAGGCGATGTCTCTCTATTTATCCGTATTCGGCAACTCACAGCAGGGAACGATTTCCCGCTATCCCAAAGGCTCAGAGCCTGATCAGGAAGGGACGGTTATGTTCGCTGATTTTAGACTGGGCAGCCAGTGGTTCACCGCAATGGACAGTGCGCATGAGCATAAATTCAGCTTTAATGAGGCGATCTCCTTTATGGTGAAATGTGATTCACAAGAGGAGATTGATCACTACTGGGAGAGGCTGTCTGCCGTTCCCGGAGCCGAGCAGTGCGGCTGGCTGAAGGATAAGTTCGGGATTTCGTGGCAGATTGTACCCTCTGAAATGGACGAGATGCTGGGAAAAGGAACACCGGAGCAAATCGCGCGTGTGACGAAGGCTTTTATGCAGATGAAGAAATTTGACCTTGCAGTATTGCGTAAGGCGTATAAGGGCGAGTGA